From the genome of Ammoniphilus sp. CFH 90114, one region includes:
- a CDS encoding CDGSH iron-sulfur domain-containing protein, translating into MSMAEIKIRDNGPLVVSGVPLLDGEGQQLETNEQVFLCRCGLSDNKPYCNGAHKGKFESIVRA; encoded by the coding sequence ATGAGCATGGCCGAAATAAAAATTAGGGATAATGGCCCCTTAGTTGTAAGTGGAGTTCCTCTACTTGATGGGGAAGGCCAACAACTAGAGACAAATGAACAAGTTTTTCTATGTCGATGCGGACTTTCAGACAATAAGCCCTACTGTAATGGCGCTCATAAAGGAAAGTTTGAAAGTATTGTACGGGCTTAA
- a CDS encoding CBO0543 family protein, with the protein MLEDFILISSAILVLIVIWRGLDWAQFARAYLLFFGVRAVLNTIISNFLVSLNYLEFPYRFLPHLTANNLIYDGFLLPGFTLLVLHYAIRLRMLWWGMGVYVVFLVVQDYFIMKHTELLVLHKWTLYHTAISGALNYGVNLFLFRWFIRWDRRK; encoded by the coding sequence ATGTTAGAAGACTTCATCCTTATCTCTTCGGCTATCCTTGTTCTCATTGTTATTTGGAGAGGATTGGATTGGGCACAGTTTGCTCGTGCTTATCTACTTTTTTTCGGTGTAAGAGCTGTATTAAATACGATCATATCTAATTTCTTAGTTTCCTTAAACTATTTAGAATTCCCATACCGATTTCTACCTCACTTGACAGCTAATAACTTGATCTATGATGGGTTTCTACTTCCTGGGTTTACGTTACTTGTTCTTCATTATGCTATTCGTTTGAGGATGTTGTGGTGGGGGATGGGAGTGTATGTTGTGTTTTTGGTTGTTCAGGATTATTTTATAATGAAGCATACGGAGCTATTGGTTTTACATAAGTGGACATTATATCATACGGCGATTAGTGGAGCCTTAAATTATGGGGTTAATTTGTTTCTCTTCCGTTGGTTCATAAGGTGGGATAGGCGGAAGTAA
- a CDS encoding MBL fold metallo-hydrolase: MEKEMSYGTDYHYIPATSVASGLGIEVLPDIYCHTIQIVNICLVGNPNEGDFVLVDAGMPDSAHEIMAVVEERYGEGKRPSAIILTHGHFDHVGAIIELIDYWKVPVYAHPLEIPFLTGQKSYPEPDSTVEGGMIAKISPFFPNEPINLGEHVHELPSTGTVPHMPGWRWIPTPGHTPGHVSFFREEDRSLIVGDAFVTVKQDSLYKVLTQELEISGPPRYLTTDWHSAYESVRTLQGLRPSVAITGHGMPMEGDLLSESLDKLVNEFDQIAIPDYGRFI, translated from the coding sequence ATGGAAAAAGAAATGTCTTACGGGACGGACTATCACTATATTCCTGCAACATCTGTCGCGAGTGGACTAGGAATCGAAGTGTTGCCAGATATATATTGTCATACGATTCAGATTGTCAATATTTGTCTCGTTGGGAACCCGAATGAAGGAGATTTTGTTTTGGTTGATGCAGGAATGCCAGATTCAGCTCATGAAATTATGGCTGTTGTGGAGGAGCGCTATGGGGAGGGGAAACGTCCGAGCGCCATTATTTTAACTCATGGTCATTTCGACCATGTAGGCGCCATCATTGAATTAATTGATTACTGGAAAGTACCTGTTTACGCTCATCCATTAGAGATTCCTTTCTTAACTGGACAAAAGAGCTACCCAGAACCCGACTCTACAGTGGAAGGCGGAATGATCGCCAAGATTTCACCCTTTTTCCCTAATGAGCCTATCAACTTAGGTGAGCATGTTCATGAGCTTCCTTCCACAGGGACAGTTCCACATATGCCCGGTTGGCGCTGGATTCCAACTCCTGGACATACACCAGGACATGTCTCGTTCTTCAGAGAAGAAGACAGATCGCTTATTGTGGGAGATGCTTTTGTAACAGTGAAACAGGATTCTCTATATAAAGTCCTAACCCAAGAGCTAGAGATTAGTGGACCTCCGAGGTATCTAACGACTGATTGGCATTCGGCTTACGAATCGGTTCGCACCTTACAAGGCTTAAGACCATCTGTTGCCATTACCGGTCATGGAATGCCGATGGAAGGGGACTTATTGTCAGAAAGCTTGGATAAGCTAGTCAATGAGTTTGATCAAATTGCTATTCCAGATTACGGACGGTTTATTTAG
- a CDS encoding MarR family winged helix-turn-helix transcriptional regulator: MENIRPLFQLMTRRFGLLNKNCCTVGGVELSIVHSHILYEIDRQKAPSMQQVAETLGIDITTFSRQIQNLMKMGLVRKDPLPEDRRVYILSLTTEGKFIAATIDAEMNAYLHEVFSHIDEMERESVIRSIKLLNEAMSKSSVCCQPLR, from the coding sequence TTGGAGAATATACGTCCATTATTTCAATTAATGACTCGTCGTTTCGGATTACTAAATAAGAACTGTTGTACAGTAGGTGGTGTAGAACTGTCTATTGTCCATAGTCATATCCTTTATGAAATAGATCGGCAAAAGGCCCCGTCGATGCAACAAGTAGCTGAAACACTTGGGATTGATATTACTACATTTAGCCGACAGATTCAAAATCTGATGAAGATGGGGCTGGTGAGAAAGGACCCATTGCCTGAGGACCGGCGAGTTTATATCCTTTCCTTAACAACAGAAGGGAAATTCATAGCTGCTACCATTGATGCAGAAATGAATGCTTATTTGCATGAGGTGTTTTCCCATATCGATGAGATGGAAAGAGAGAGCGTGATCCGGTCGATAAAGCTTCTAAACGAAGCGATGTCCAAGTCGTCGGTATGCTGTCAACCATTAAGGTAA
- a CDS encoding FAD-binding oxidoreductase — translation MKKILIIGAGILGASTAYQLAKRGADVTIIDRKDRGQATDAAAGIICPWISQRRNKAWYKLVKEGARFYPRLIEELRKDGESQTGYAGVGALSLHRDSEKLIKLQERALKRKEEAPEMGEITLMDAKQTKALFPPLTEDFSSVHVEGAARVDGRALRDALLRAAQKNGAQLLYGDASLLHQDSRVTGAEVAGESHFADTVIACTGAWAGQLLEPLGVHFKITYQKAQIVHLDLHQANTEQWPVIMPPTDQYLLAFEDQRIVVGATHENDIEGFDTKATAGGIHEVLTKALDTAPGLAQGTFLEVRVGFRPYTPGFLPVIGALPGFEGILLANGLGASGLTMGPYLGSQLAKLALDLPTDIDISLYDITGAISD, via the coding sequence ATGAAGAAGATTTTAATCATCGGCGCTGGAATCCTTGGTGCCTCTACGGCCTATCAGCTTGCAAAACGAGGAGCTGATGTAACCATTATTGATCGAAAAGATAGAGGACAAGCCACCGACGCTGCTGCAGGCATTATCTGTCCTTGGATTTCTCAGCGTCGGAACAAGGCTTGGTATAAGCTGGTCAAGGAGGGCGCTCGCTTCTATCCCAGACTCATAGAAGAGCTTAGAAAAGACGGTGAAAGTCAAACAGGATATGCTGGGGTAGGTGCGTTAAGTTTACATAGAGATTCTGAGAAGCTAATCAAATTGCAAGAACGAGCACTAAAGCGTAAAGAGGAAGCTCCCGAGATGGGTGAGATCACCTTGATGGATGCTAAGCAGACTAAAGCTTTATTCCCTCCCCTCACAGAAGACTTTTCCTCTGTGCATGTAGAGGGGGCAGCTCGTGTAGATGGACGAGCACTCCGAGATGCTCTTCTGCGAGCAGCACAAAAAAACGGTGCCCAACTCTTGTACGGGGATGCGAGTCTGCTACATCAAGACTCACGAGTGACAGGTGCCGAAGTCGCCGGAGAATCCCACTTCGCTGACACGGTCATCGCTTGTACTGGAGCCTGGGCTGGCCAACTGCTTGAGCCGCTTGGTGTTCACTTCAAGATTACTTACCAAAAGGCTCAGATTGTTCATTTAGATCTGCATCAAGCAAACACCGAGCAATGGCCCGTGATCATGCCTCCTACAGACCAATACCTCCTAGCCTTTGAGGACCAGAGAATCGTTGTTGGAGCTACACATGAAAATGACATTGAAGGGTTTGATACCAAAGCTACAGCAGGTGGAATCCATGAGGTTCTCACTAAAGCTTTAGACACCGCGCCGGGATTAGCCCAAGGCACTTTTCTTGAAGTTAGAGTAGGCTTTCGTCCCTATACCCCCGGTTTTCTCCCTGTCATAGGCGCACTTCCGGGCTTCGAAGGGATTCTCTTGGCTAACGGCCTCGGAGCATCTGGTTTAACGATGGGTCCCTATCTTGGTTCTCAACTAGCCAAACTTGCTCTCGATTTACCGACCGATATTGATATAAGTTTATATGATATAACCGGTGCCATAAGCGATTAA
- a CDS encoding L-cystine transporter — MDTFLIILNIAIMLFIIFGLYQMQKKHVSFSKRVFTGLGVGIVFGLILQYVYGPTSDVVKGSVDWFNLVGTGYIRFLQMIVMPLIFVSIIGAFTKLKLSNNLRKISTLILTILVGTTAVAAAVGIGTTVVFNLEAVQIESGEAEKARGESLEQRFSSMQGQTLPKQIIELLPANPFLDFTGQRSTSTIAVVIFAAFLGFAYLGVRKKQPEQAEMFAKMIDTLYAIVMRVVTIILRLTPYGVLAIMTRTVATSDLNAIYNLGKFVVASYVALGIMFIIHLLLLLGAGLNPVTYVKKAFPVLAFAFTSRTSAGALPLNIATQKQLGVPDGIANFAGSFGLSIGQNGCAGIYPAMLAVMIAPTVGINPLEPSFLFMLIVVVAISSFGVAGVGGGATFAAILVLSAMDLPIALAGLLISVEPLIDMGRTAVNVSGSMTAGILTSKVTQEIDKDMYQNPDLRMEIQA, encoded by the coding sequence ATGGATACATTTTTAATCATTTTAAACATTGCTATTATGCTTTTCATTATTTTCGGTCTATATCAGATGCAGAAAAAACATGTATCCTTCTCAAAGCGTGTTTTTACAGGACTTGGAGTAGGAATCGTGTTTGGACTTATCTTGCAATATGTGTATGGTCCAACATCTGATGTGGTCAAAGGATCGGTGGATTGGTTTAATCTAGTCGGTACGGGTTATATTCGTTTCTTGCAGATGATTGTTATGCCCCTTATTTTTGTTTCAATTATCGGAGCCTTTACTAAACTAAAGTTATCCAATAATCTAAGGAAAATTAGTACCCTTATTCTCACGATCTTGGTGGGGACCACTGCTGTAGCAGCGGCTGTAGGGATAGGAACGACTGTTGTTTTTAACTTAGAGGCTGTACAAATTGAGAGTGGGGAGGCGGAAAAGGCACGTGGAGAATCTCTTGAACAACGGTTCAGCAGCATGCAAGGGCAAACCCTGCCTAAGCAAATTATAGAGCTATTACCAGCCAACCCATTCCTTGACTTCACGGGTCAACGATCTACTTCTACCATAGCGGTTGTTATTTTTGCTGCATTCTTAGGGTTTGCTTATCTTGGAGTAAGAAAAAAGCAGCCTGAGCAAGCGGAGATGTTTGCCAAAATGATTGATACGCTTTATGCTATCGTGATGCGTGTCGTAACGATTATTTTGCGTCTAACCCCTTACGGTGTGTTAGCGATTATGACCCGAACTGTAGCGACGAGCGATTTAAATGCTATATATAACTTGGGTAAATTTGTTGTAGCTTCCTACGTTGCCTTAGGAATCATGTTTATTATTCATTTGCTACTCCTTTTAGGTGCAGGATTAAATCCAGTTACTTATGTGAAAAAAGCTTTTCCGGTATTAGCTTTTGCTTTTACGTCACGTACAAGTGCAGGCGCCTTGCCTCTTAATATTGCTACTCAGAAGCAATTGGGTGTACCAGACGGGATAGCCAATTTTGCGGGATCCTTTGGTTTATCGATTGGACAGAATGGATGTGCAGGTATATATCCAGCCATGCTTGCTGTGATGATCGCTCCTACAGTAGGGATAAATCCCTTGGAGCCTTCCTTCTTGTTCATGCTTATCGTGGTTGTAGCCATTAGTTCCTTCGGCGTAGCTGGGGTTGGGGGAGGAGCTACCTTCGCAGCGATCCTAGTTTTATCTGCAATGGATTTACCAATCGCACTTGCAGGTCTACTCATCTCAGTTGAGCCGTTGATTGATATGGGACGTACTGCGGTTAATGTAAGCGGAAGTATGACGGCTGGTATACTTACGAGTAAGGTGACCCAAGAAATAGACAAGGATATGTACCAAAATCCGGATCTTCGTATGGAGATTCAAGCTTAA